Proteins from a genomic interval of Sander vitreus isolate 19-12246 chromosome 6, sanVit1, whole genome shotgun sequence:
- the LOC144519140 gene encoding asialoglycoprotein receptor 2-like isoform X3, with amino-acid sequence MTQIVGGSRHMLRQSKGEGVTVTMAEEEVNYASVVFKSNKNPPTQARKEEETVYDEVKGQRKTTEETADTNAGLLLDKKANNRRRPYQRLACCLGILYFILLLGIIAVIVIYHQSKITNLTTDVQNLTTRNQQLETQRKNLTEQIQDMKTNWNKLNVSRGQWSIDAYCPKTNNGRQCKACLNGWEPSRSNCYVYHNPDPPHRKTWEEAREECRGKGSDLVVVHSQEEKDELNKYSVGSSGTVGYWFGLRAEGGRWKWIDGSDLTESYWTPQPPPPADGQCVMSVQNVGWRSVNCTEKQRWICKMKALSV; translated from the exons ATGACCCAGATCGTTGGTGGGTCCAGACACATGTTGAGACAGTCCAAAGGTGAAGG AGTGACTGTAACCATGGCAGAGGAGGAGGTTAACTACGCTTCGGTTGTAttcaaaagtaacaaaaatccTCCAACCCAAG CTAGAAAGGAGGAGGAAACTGTGTACGATGAAGTGAAGGGGCAGAGGAAAACAACTGAAGAAACTGCTGACACAAACG CAGGATTGTTGCTCGACAAGAAAGCAAACAACAGACGTCGCCCATATCAGCGGCTGGCCTGTTGTTTGGGGATTCTTTATTTCATTCTGCTGTTGGGCATCATAGCAGTCATTGTCATCTACCACC AAAGCAAGATCACAAACCTGACTACAGACGTCCAGAACCTGACAACACGAAACCAGCAGCTGGAGACACAGAGGAAGAACTTAACAGAACAAATACAAGACATGAAGACAAACTGGAATAAACTCAACGTCAGTCGAGGTCAGTGGAGCATTGATGCCTACTGCCCCAAAACAAATAACG GGAGACAGTGTAAAGCTTGTCTGAATGGCTGGGAACCCAGCAGGTCTAACTGCTATGTGTATCATAACCCTGATCCTCCTCATCGGAAAACCTGGGAAGAAGCTCGAGAAGAGTGCAGAGGAAAGGGTTCAGATTTGGTTGTTGTACATAGTCAAGAGGAAAAG GATGAACTCAATAAATACAGCGTGGGTAGTTCAGGAACCGTTGGATACTGGTTTGGCCTGAGAGCTGAAGGTGGGAGATGGAAGTGGATTGATGGAAGTGATCTGACTGAAAG CTACTGGACACCacaacctcctcctcctgctgacGGTCAGTGTGTAATGTCTGTCCAGAACGTAGGATGGAGATCAGTGAACTGTACTGAGAAACAAAGATGGATCTGCAAAATGAAGGCTTTATCTGTTTAA
- the LOC144519140 gene encoding uncharacterized protein LOC144519140 isoform X1 — MTQIVGGSRHMLRQSKGEGVTVTMAEEEVNYASVVFKSNKNPPTQARKEEETVYDEVKGQRKTTEETADTNAGLLLDKKANNRRRPYQRLACCLGILYFILLLGIIAVIVIYHLHTLSHQNDESELMAAKRNLTNLNNKLILDNENLRRDNNNLTVQLGNLTQNYTVLESKITNLTTDVQNLTTRNQQLETQRKNLTEQIQDMKTNWNKLNVSRGQWSIDAYCPKTNNGRQCKACLNGWEPSRSNCYVYHNPDPPHRKTWEEAREECRGKGSDLVVVHSQEEKDELNKYSVGSSGTVGYWFGLRAEGGRWKWIDGSDLTESYWTPQPPPPADGQCVMSVQNVGWRSVNCTEKQRWICKMKALSV; from the exons ATGACCCAGATCGTTGGTGGGTCCAGACACATGTTGAGACAGTCCAAAGGTGAAGG AGTGACTGTAACCATGGCAGAGGAGGAGGTTAACTACGCTTCGGTTGTAttcaaaagtaacaaaaatccTCCAACCCAAG CTAGAAAGGAGGAGGAAACTGTGTACGATGAAGTGAAGGGGCAGAGGAAAACAACTGAAGAAACTGCTGACACAAACG CAGGATTGTTGCTCGACAAGAAAGCAAACAACAGACGTCGCCCATATCAGCGGCTGGCCTGTTGTTTGGGGATTCTTTATTTCATTCTGCTGTTGGGCATCATAGCAGTCATTGTCATCTACCACC TTCATACACTAAGTCATCAGAATGATGAAAGTGAGCTGATGGCTGCCAAACGCAACCTGACAAACCTCAACAACAAACTCATCTTAGACAATGAAAACTTGAGGAGGGACAACAACAATCTGACAGTCCAGTTGGGCAACCTGACACAAAACTATACTGTCTTAGAAAGCAAGATCACAAACCTGACTACAGACGTCCAGAACCTGACAACACGAAACCAGCAGCTGGAGACACAGAGGAAGAACTTAACAGAACAAATACAAGACATGAAGACAAACTGGAATAAACTCAACGTCAGTCGAGGTCAGTGGAGCATTGATGCCTACTGCCCCAAAACAAATAACG GGAGACAGTGTAAAGCTTGTCTGAATGGCTGGGAACCCAGCAGGTCTAACTGCTATGTGTATCATAACCCTGATCCTCCTCATCGGAAAACCTGGGAAGAAGCTCGAGAAGAGTGCAGAGGAAAGGGTTCAGATTTGGTTGTTGTACATAGTCAAGAGGAAAAG GATGAACTCAATAAATACAGCGTGGGTAGTTCAGGAACCGTTGGATACTGGTTTGGCCTGAGAGCTGAAGGTGGGAGATGGAAGTGGATTGATGGAAGTGATCTGACTGAAAG CTACTGGACACCacaacctcctcctcctgctgacGGTCAGTGTGTAATGTCTGTCCAGAACGTAGGATGGAGATCAGTGAACTGTACTGAGAAACAAAGATGGATCTGCAAAATGAAGGCTTTATCTGTTTAA
- the LOC144519140 gene encoding uncharacterized protein LOC144519140 isoform X4, whose protein sequence is MTQIVGGSRHMLRQSKGEGVTVTMAEEEVNYASVVFKSNKNPPTQVHTLSHQNDESELMAAKRNLTNLNNKLILDNENLRRDNNNLTVQLGNLTQNYTVLESKITNLTTDVQNLTTRNQQLETQRKNLTEQIQDMKTNWNKLNVSRGQWSIDAYCPKTNNGRQCKACLNGWEPSRSNCYVYHNPDPPHRKTWEEAREECRGKGSDLVVVHSQEEKDELNKYSVGSSGTVGYWFGLRAEGGRWKWIDGSDLTESYWTPQPPPPADGQCVMSVQNVGWRSVNCTEKQRWICKMKALSV, encoded by the exons ATGACCCAGATCGTTGGTGGGTCCAGACACATGTTGAGACAGTCCAAAGGTGAAGG AGTGACTGTAACCATGGCAGAGGAGGAGGTTAACTACGCTTCGGTTGTAttcaaaagtaacaaaaatccTCCAACCCAAG TTCATACACTAAGTCATCAGAATGATGAAAGTGAGCTGATGGCTGCCAAACGCAACCTGACAAACCTCAACAACAAACTCATCTTAGACAATGAAAACTTGAGGAGGGACAACAACAATCTGACAGTCCAGTTGGGCAACCTGACACAAAACTATACTGTCTTAGAAAGCAAGATCACAAACCTGACTACAGACGTCCAGAACCTGACAACACGAAACCAGCAGCTGGAGACACAGAGGAAGAACTTAACAGAACAAATACAAGACATGAAGACAAACTGGAATAAACTCAACGTCAGTCGAGGTCAGTGGAGCATTGATGCCTACTGCCCCAAAACAAATAACG GGAGACAGTGTAAAGCTTGTCTGAATGGCTGGGAACCCAGCAGGTCTAACTGCTATGTGTATCATAACCCTGATCCTCCTCATCGGAAAACCTGGGAAGAAGCTCGAGAAGAGTGCAGAGGAAAGGGTTCAGATTTGGTTGTTGTACATAGTCAAGAGGAAAAG GATGAACTCAATAAATACAGCGTGGGTAGTTCAGGAACCGTTGGATACTGGTTTGGCCTGAGAGCTGAAGGTGGGAGATGGAAGTGGATTGATGGAAGTGATCTGACTGAAAG CTACTGGACACCacaacctcctcctcctgctgacGGTCAGTGTGTAATGTCTGTCCAGAACGTAGGATGGAGATCAGTGAACTGTACTGAGAAACAAAGATGGATCTGCAAAATGAAGGCTTTATCTGTTTAA
- the LOC144519140 gene encoding uncharacterized protein LOC144519140 isoform X2: MAEEEVNYASVVFKSNKNPPTQARKEEETVYDEVKGQRKTTEETADTNAGLLLDKKANNRRRPYQRLACCLGILYFILLLGIIAVIVIYHLHTLSHQNDESELMAAKRNLTNLNNKLILDNENLRRDNNNLTVQLGNLTQNYTVLESKITNLTTDVQNLTTRNQQLETQRKNLTEQIQDMKTNWNKLNVSRGQWSIDAYCPKTNNGRQCKACLNGWEPSRSNCYVYHNPDPPHRKTWEEAREECRGKGSDLVVVHSQEEKDELNKYSVGSSGTVGYWFGLRAEGGRWKWIDGSDLTESYWTPQPPPPADGQCVMSVQNVGWRSVNCTEKQRWICKMKALSV, from the exons ATGGCAGAGGAGGAGGTTAACTACGCTTCGGTTGTAttcaaaagtaacaaaaatccTCCAACCCAAG CTAGAAAGGAGGAGGAAACTGTGTACGATGAAGTGAAGGGGCAGAGGAAAACAACTGAAGAAACTGCTGACACAAACG CAGGATTGTTGCTCGACAAGAAAGCAAACAACAGACGTCGCCCATATCAGCGGCTGGCCTGTTGTTTGGGGATTCTTTATTTCATTCTGCTGTTGGGCATCATAGCAGTCATTGTCATCTACCACC TTCATACACTAAGTCATCAGAATGATGAAAGTGAGCTGATGGCTGCCAAACGCAACCTGACAAACCTCAACAACAAACTCATCTTAGACAATGAAAACTTGAGGAGGGACAACAACAATCTGACAGTCCAGTTGGGCAACCTGACACAAAACTATACTGTCTTAGAAAGCAAGATCACAAACCTGACTACAGACGTCCAGAACCTGACAACACGAAACCAGCAGCTGGAGACACAGAGGAAGAACTTAACAGAACAAATACAAGACATGAAGACAAACTGGAATAAACTCAACGTCAGTCGAGGTCAGTGGAGCATTGATGCCTACTGCCCCAAAACAAATAACG GGAGACAGTGTAAAGCTTGTCTGAATGGCTGGGAACCCAGCAGGTCTAACTGCTATGTGTATCATAACCCTGATCCTCCTCATCGGAAAACCTGGGAAGAAGCTCGAGAAGAGTGCAGAGGAAAGGGTTCAGATTTGGTTGTTGTACATAGTCAAGAGGAAAAG GATGAACTCAATAAATACAGCGTGGGTAGTTCAGGAACCGTTGGATACTGGTTTGGCCTGAGAGCTGAAGGTGGGAGATGGAAGTGGATTGATGGAAGTGATCTGACTGAAAG CTACTGGACACCacaacctcctcctcctgctgacGGTCAGTGTGTAATGTCTGTCCAGAACGTAGGATGGAGATCAGTGAACTGTACTGAGAAACAAAGATGGATCTGCAAAATGAAGGCTTTATCTGTTTAA
- the LOC144519141 gene encoding CD209 antigen-like protein C encodes MGLRIHFTSVISENDSKLTAEIQQLETVMQHLNLSKDNVTLLAAIQHLTNHNDKLSSDNEKLRRDYDDLTTRNQQLETQRNNLTEQIQDMKTNWNKLNVSRAQWSIDAYCPKTNNVRQCKACLNGWDLSRSNCYVYHNADPPHRKTWEEAREDCRGKSSDLVVVHSQEEKDELNKYSVGSSGTVGYWFGLRAEGGRWKWIDGSDLTESYWTPQPPPPADGQCVMSVQDVGWRSVSCTEKQRWICKMKALSV; translated from the exons ATGGGCCTTCGTATCCACT TTACTTCTGTCATTTCTGAAAACGACTCCAAGCTGACAGCAGAAATCCAGCAGCTGGAGACAGTGATGCAGCATCTGAATTTATCCAAAGACAACGTGACTCTACTGGCTGCCATTCAGCACCTGACAAACCACAACGATAAACTGAGCTCAGACAATGAGAAGTTGAGGAGAGACTACGACGATCTGACAACACGAAACCAGCAGCTGGAGACACAGAGGAACAACTTAACAGAACAAATACAAGACATGAAGACAAACTGGAATAAACTCAACGTCAGTCGAGCTCAGTGGAGCATTGATGCCTACTGCCCCAAAACAAATAACG TGAGACAGTGTAAAGCTTGTCTGAATGGCTGGGATCTCAGCAGGTCTAACTGCTATGTGTATCATAACGCTGATCCTCCTCATCGGAAAACCTGGGAAGAAGCTCGAGAAGACTGCAGAGGAAAGAGTTCAGATTTGGTTGTTGTACATAGTCAAGAGGAAAAG GATGAACTCAATAAATACAGCGTGGGTAGTTCAGGAACCGTTGGATACTGGTTTGGCCTGAGAGCTGAAGGTGGGAGATGGAAGTGGATTGATGGAAGTGATCTGACTGAAAG CTACTGGACACCacaacctcctcctcctgctgacGGTCAGTGTGTAATGTCTGTCCAGGACGTAGGATGGAGATCAGTGAGCTGTACTGAGAAACAAAGATGGATCTGCAAAATGAAGGCTTTATCTGTTTAA